From a region of the Candidatus Rokuibacteriota bacterium genome:
- a CDS encoding type II toxin-antitoxin system VapC family toxin — protein MIVVDANLLVYLYVAGQRTGQAEAVLSRDPVWAVPLLCRSEFRNTLAGLVRRKALALEDAIQIADEAERSVAGREYSVVSHEVLRLAARSGCSAYDCEYVALAQDLGVRLVTADRQLLSAFPSIAIAPDVFAA, from the coding sequence ATGATCGTCGTGGATGCCAACCTGCTGGTCTATCTCTATGTGGCGGGCCAGCGGACGGGACAAGCCGAGGCGGTCCTGAGCCGTGACCCGGTGTGGGCAGTGCCGCTCCTCTGCCGCTCAGAGTTCCGTAACACGCTCGCCGGGCTCGTCCGCAGGAAGGCGCTCGCGCTTGAGGATGCGATCCAGATCGCCGACGAGGCAGAACGAAGCGTGGCGGGACGCGAGTATAGCGTGGTCTCCCACGAAGTTCTCCGGCTTGCCGCCCGATCGGGATGCTCGGCCTACGACTGCGAGTACGTAGCCCTGGCTCAGGACCTCGGCGTCCGACTGGTCACCGCCGACCGCCAGCTGCTGAGCGCGTTCCCTTCGATTGCAATCGCCCCCGATGTCTTTGCAGCCTGA
- a CDS encoding SCO1664 family protein encodes MSLQPETSLLDLLARGAITVKGRIARSSNAIFLVEVTLDSAAALAVYKPARGERPLWDFPPGLFRREVAAYLLSEALGWGLVPRTVEREGPLGDGSLQRFVPADFEQHYFTLREDPAHHARLKQICLFDLLVNNADRKSGHCLLGRDGVIHAIDNALTFHAEPKLRTVIWEFGGEPIPNALRADVRRLLTGGLPASLAALLDPAEQAALLARARAIVQQGRFPVETGGHRYPWPLV; translated from the coding sequence ATGTCTTTGCAGCCTGAGACGAGCCTGCTCGACCTCCTCGCCCGGGGTGCGATCACCGTCAAGGGGCGGATCGCGCGGAGCAGCAACGCGATCTTCCTCGTCGAGGTGACGCTCGACAGTGCGGCCGCGCTGGCCGTGTACAAGCCCGCGCGCGGCGAGCGGCCGCTCTGGGACTTCCCGCCGGGCCTCTTCAGGCGCGAGGTCGCGGCGTACCTCCTCTCGGAGGCCCTCGGCTGGGGCCTCGTGCCGCGGACGGTCGAGCGCGAGGGCCCACTGGGCGACGGCTCGCTCCAGCGCTTCGTGCCGGCCGACTTCGAGCAGCACTACTTCACGCTCAGGGAAGACCCCGCCCACCACGCGCGCCTCAAGCAGATCTGCCTCTTCGACCTCCTCGTCAACAACGCCGACAGGAAGAGCGGCCACTGCCTGCTCGGTCGCGACGGCGTCATCCACGCCATCGACAACGCCCTGACCTTCCACGCCGAGCCCAAGCTCCGCACCGTGATCTGGGAGTTCGGCGGCGAGCCGATCCCGAACGCGCTGCGGGCCGACGTGAGGCGCCTCCTCACGGGAGGCCTGCCGGCGTCGCTCGCCGCGCTCCTGGATCCGGCGGAGCAGGCGGCGCTGCTCGCCCGGGCGCGGGCCATTGTGCAGCAAGGGCGATTCCCTGTGGAAACAGGTGGCCACCGTTACCCCTGGCCGCTTGTCTGA
- a CDS encoding plasmid stability protein — translation MATLTIKNIPDPLVRRLKTQAVRHRRSLNLEVIACLEAAARAVPIDPEALLARARAVRRAPVGLRLGDRTLNRLKVYGRP, via the coding sequence GTGGCGACGCTGACGATCAAGAACATTCCTGATCCGCTGGTGCGGCGCCTCAAGACGCAGGCAGTGCGCCACAGGCGGAGTCTCAACCTCGAGGTCATTGCCTGCTTGGAGGCCGCGGCCCGTGCAGTGCCGATCGATCCCGAGGCCCTGCTAGCCCGTGCGCGCGCTGTCCGGCGGGCTCCCGTCGGCCTCCGGCTCGGCGATCGGACGCTCAATCGGCTCAAGGTGTACGGCCGTCCATGA
- a CDS encoding DUF3090 domain-containing protein → MSDSFDLEAPDHFTAGTVGPLGQRIFYLQARQADTLITLKCEKEQVRALAEYLADLLTRLPAAGEEPPREAALFEPIEAAWPVAALGVGYDQADERIVVVAKELAEEEGSGEAATARFRITRAQAAAFVEQARELMKAGRPTCPMCGGPKDPGGHVCPRGNGHGTR, encoded by the coding sequence ATGAGCGACTCGTTCGATCTCGAGGCCCCCGACCACTTCACGGCCGGCACGGTTGGGCCGCTCGGCCAGCGCATCTTCTACCTGCAGGCCCGGCAGGCCGACACCCTCATCACGCTCAAATGCGAGAAGGAGCAGGTTCGCGCCCTCGCCGAGTACCTGGCCGATCTCCTGACCCGGCTTCCGGCCGCCGGCGAGGAGCCGCCGCGCGAGGCCGCGCTCTTCGAGCCGATCGAGGCCGCATGGCCCGTCGCCGCCCTCGGCGTGGGCTACGACCAGGCTGATGAGCGCATCGTCGTCGTGGCGAAGGAGCTGGCAGAGGAGGAGGGCAGTGGCGAGGCCGCCACGGCGCGCTTCAGGATCACCCGCGCCCAGGCCGCGGCGTTTGTGGAGCAAGCCCGGGAGCTGATGAAGGCCGGGCGCCCGACCTGTCCGATGTGCGGCGGCCCGAAGGACCCGGGCGGCCACGTCTGCCCGCGAGGCAATGGCCACGGCACCCGGTGA
- a CDS encoding histidine phosphatase family protein, protein SHADPIKAVVAHALGLHLDLFQRIAVAPASITAIAYRPDAPLVLTVNSLDGDLSWLQMR, encoded by the coding sequence CTCCCACGCCGATCCGATCAAGGCCGTCGTCGCCCACGCTCTCGGCCTCCACCTCGACCTCTTCCAGCGCATCGCGGTCGCCCCGGCATCCATCACGGCCATCGCCTACCGCCCTGACGCCCCCCTGGTGCTCACCGTGAACTCGCTGGACGGCGACCTTTCCTGGCTTCAGATGCGATGA